In a genomic window of Columba livia isolate bColLiv1 breed racing homer chromosome 4, bColLiv1.pat.W.v2, whole genome shotgun sequence:
- the LOC110357928 gene encoding uncharacterized protein LOC110357928 isoform X2: protein MCNAFPARERCVLHSGLVPLSEQRTGGRRGKWARRALHGGWQRGSRSTCPGCREGERSCAACVPPLRISLVRAGVEGNHPRPVLPPTRILGPAVSAGTAVRVSMHIDAHTRSDTAPHLSSRSDHGTPACMAEVQSNFDRKDRSERTVVKNGTMTPFNWNMKTQPSGMYGNMPACLKQITLCDYSANVRKSSVTFMVNFLVDRSLSTFKECESMVLWKLPAS, encoded by the exons ATGTGCAATGCCTTTCCTGCTCGGGAGCGCTGCGTCCTTCACAGTGGATTGGTTCCTCTTTCGGAGCAGAG GACAGGCGGCCGGCGTGGGAAATGGGCCCGACGTGCGCTGCATGGTGGATGGCAGCGCGGCTCCCGGTCCACGTGCCCTGGCTGCCGGGAGGGGGAACggagctgtgctgcctgtgtCCCCCCTCTCCGCATCTCGCTCGTTCGTGCGGGGGTAGAGGGGAATCATCCCCGCCCCGTCTTGCCGCCAACCCGGATTCTAGGTCCCGCGGTCAGTGCGGGGACAGCTGTTCGGGTGTCG ATGCACATAGACGCCCACACGCGCTCAGACACGGCACCGCATTTGTCCTCTCGATCTG ACCACGGAACTCCTGCATGCATGGCTGAAGTGCAAAGCAACTTCGATAGGAAGGATAGATCTGAGAG AACTGTAGTCAAGAATGGAACCATGACACCCTTCAACTGGAACATGAAAACACAGCCATCTGGCAT GTATGGAAATATGCCAGCCTGTTTAAAGCAGATTACTTTGTGTGACTACTCTGCCAATGTAAGAAAGAGCTCTGTAACATTTATGGTCAACTTTCTAGTTGACCGTTCTCTATCTACCTTTAAAGAGTGTGAATCAATGGTCCTATGGAAGCTCCCTGCCTCTTAA
- the LOC110357928 gene encoding uncharacterized protein LOC110357928 isoform X3 — protein MQKNVVKCLSFIAMTYLKEKRPEMLRWFKATVTACLCHLGRISEKARLGADSVFTAAVPDGGGGLGSSASSQRANVFTCNLFLNVQCLSCSGALRPSQWIGSSFGAEMHIDAHTRSDTAPHLSSRSDHGTPACMAEVQSNFDRKDRSERYGNMPACLKQITLCDYSANVRKSSVTFMVNFLVDRSLSTFKECESMVLWKLPAS, from the exons ATGCAGAAGAATGTAGTGAAATGTCTCTCTTTCATCGCGATGacatatttgaaagaaaagcgGCCGGAAATGTTGAGGTGGTTCAAAGCAACGGTCACAGCGTGTCTTTGTCATTTAGGGCG CATCAGCGAGAAAGCCCGGCTCGGCGCAGACTCAGTGTTCACAGCCGCAGTCCCGGACGGAGGAGGGGGGCTCGGGAGCTCAGCATCTTCGCAGCGGGCTAA tgtcttcACATGCAATCTCTTCCTAAATGTGCAATGCCTTTCCTGCTCGGGAGCGCTGCGTCCTTCACAGTGGATTGGTTCCTCTTTCGGAGCAGAG ATGCACATAGACGCCCACACGCGCTCAGACACGGCACCGCATTTGTCCTCTCGATCTG ACCACGGAACTCCTGCATGCATGGCTGAAGTGCAAAGCAACTTCGATAGGAAGGATAGATCTGAGAG GTATGGAAATATGCCAGCCTGTTTAAAGCAGATTACTTTGTGTGACTACTCTGCCAATGTAAGAAAGAGCTCTGTAACATTTATGGTCAACTTTCTAGTTGACCGTTCTCTATCTACCTTTAAAGAGTGTGAATCAATGGTCCTATGGAAGCTCCCTGCCTCTTAA
- the LOC110357928 gene encoding uncharacterized protein LOC110357928 isoform X1, producing the protein MQKNVVKCLSFIAMTYLKEKRPEMLRWFKATVTACLCHLGRISEKARLGADSVFTAAVPDGGGGLGSSASSQRANVFTCNLFLNVQCLSCSGALRPSQWIGSSFGAEMHIDAHTRSDTAPHLSSRSDHGTPACMAEVQSNFDRKDRSERTVVKNGTMTPFNWNMKTQPSGMYGNMPACLKQITLCDYSANVRKSSVTFMVNFLVDRSLSTFKECESMVLWKLPAS; encoded by the exons ATGCAGAAGAATGTAGTGAAATGTCTCTCTTTCATCGCGATGacatatttgaaagaaaagcgGCCGGAAATGTTGAGGTGGTTCAAAGCAACGGTCACAGCGTGTCTTTGTCATTTAGGGCG CATCAGCGAGAAAGCCCGGCTCGGCGCAGACTCAGTGTTCACAGCCGCAGTCCCGGACGGAGGAGGGGGGCTCGGGAGCTCAGCATCTTCGCAGCGGGCTAA tgtcttcACATGCAATCTCTTCCTAAATGTGCAATGCCTTTCCTGCTCGGGAGCGCTGCGTCCTTCACAGTGGATTGGTTCCTCTTTCGGAGCAGAG ATGCACATAGACGCCCACACGCGCTCAGACACGGCACCGCATTTGTCCTCTCGATCTG ACCACGGAACTCCTGCATGCATGGCTGAAGTGCAAAGCAACTTCGATAGGAAGGATAGATCTGAGAG AACTGTAGTCAAGAATGGAACCATGACACCCTTCAACTGGAACATGAAAACACAGCCATCTGGCAT GTATGGAAATATGCCAGCCTGTTTAAAGCAGATTACTTTGTGTGACTACTCTGCCAATGTAAGAAAGAGCTCTGTAACATTTATGGTCAACTTTCTAGTTGACCGTTCTCTATCTACCTTTAAAGAGTGTGAATCAATGGTCCTATGGAAGCTCCCTGCCTCTTAA
- the LOC110357928 gene encoding uncharacterized protein LOC110357928 isoform X4: protein MQKNVVKCLSFIAMTYLKEKRPEMLRWFKATVTACLCHLGRISEKARLGADSVFTAAVPDGGGGLGSSASSQRANVFTCNLFLNVQCLSCSGALRPSQWIGSSFGAEMHIDAHTRSDTAPHLSSRSDHGTPACMAEVQSNFDRKDRSERTVVKNGTMTPFNWNMKTQPSGMEICQPV from the exons ATGCAGAAGAATGTAGTGAAATGTCTCTCTTTCATCGCGATGacatatttgaaagaaaagcgGCCGGAAATGTTGAGGTGGTTCAAAGCAACGGTCACAGCGTGTCTTTGTCATTTAGGGCG CATCAGCGAGAAAGCCCGGCTCGGCGCAGACTCAGTGTTCACAGCCGCAGTCCCGGACGGAGGAGGGGGGCTCGGGAGCTCAGCATCTTCGCAGCGGGCTAA tgtcttcACATGCAATCTCTTCCTAAATGTGCAATGCCTTTCCTGCTCGGGAGCGCTGCGTCCTTCACAGTGGATTGGTTCCTCTTTCGGAGCAGAG ATGCACATAGACGCCCACACGCGCTCAGACACGGCACCGCATTTGTCCTCTCGATCTG ACCACGGAACTCCTGCATGCATGGCTGAAGTGCAAAGCAACTTCGATAGGAAGGATAGATCTGAGAG AACTGTAGTCAAGAATGGAACCATGACACCCTTCAACTGGAACATGAAAACACAGCCATCTG GTATGGAAATATGCCAGCCTGTTTAA